DNA from Roseimicrobium sp. ORNL1:
ACTCACCCTCAGCAGCAACAGCAACATCACCGTGCTTCCTTCAACCTATACCGCCATGCTGGGAGACACCTTCCTACTCATGGACTGGACCGGTCTGCTGATGCTGAATGGCTGGAACACGGGCCTCAACTTCCGCGATGGCTCCGGCGACACCGGTACGAACTTCGACCTCCCGGACATTTCCGCCTCCGGTTTCATCTGGGACATCAGCACCCTGGTGGATGGAGCCAACGGCGGCTCTCTCCGTATCACCGTCGCAGCCGTTCCTGAGCCGAGCCGGATGTTGCTGCTCGTGGGGGCGTTTGCAGGGATGATCCTGAGACGGAGGAGACAGCGCTGAATGGAGTGCCAACCGGCCATTTTCGTTTTGGATGACGGAGACCTGATAGAGCATTTTAAACAAAAGACCCTGCAACTTGCGTTGCAGGGTCTCTGTTTAAATTGGTTGCGGGGACAGGATTTGAACCTGTGATCCCGCTTCGCGGGATTATGAGCCTGGCGAGCTACATCGCTGCAAGCCAGTACGAGCATAGAACCCGGCTCCGCCTTTCTGACGTTTCAATTCGTTCTCCAGCTTACGGGCGTCGCCCAGGCTAAGTTCTTCGCTTTGCCAGATGAGCTTCCATGGGCCGCGGTACCTGGTCCATTTCGACACCCCATTGTTGTGGTCTTCGAGCCTCTTCAGGACATCTTCAGACACACCGATATAGAATCGCCCCTCTTCGTTTTGAACGACGTAGACTTTGTAGTCCATGCTCAAGAAAAAGCCCGTCGCGCTTTCACGTGACGGGCTTTGAAATTGGTTGCGGGGACAGGATTTGAACCTGTGACCTTCAGGTTATGAGCCTGACGAGCTACCGGGCTGCTCCACCCCGCGATTGGACGGTGATACTCGTTCAACATCCGAGGCTTGCAAGAAGAATCTGCAACAGTTATGCATGATGCGGCGTTTTACGCCTCCCCTCGTCTATCATCATCCATGAAGATCCAGTTCCCTGCCGCCCTTCTGCTCACCGTTGCCTTCACCGCCGTGGCCTGTCATGGCCAGGAGAAGGACAAGCCCTCGCCCATCGGCTACGAAGACACGCCCATCATCCCTGGCACGGAGTGGCGGGTGCATGATATCAAGCGACCGGCGCCTCCGGTGGTGAAGCCGGGCAAAACGAATGACGATGCCCCGGCGGATGCGGTCATCATTTTCAATGGCGGCAGCACGGACGCACTGGTGAGCAAGGAAGGCAAGCCCTGCCCGTGGAAGGTGGAGAATGGCGAACTCCTCATCGCCGGCGGTGACTGCTGGACGAAGGAGCAGTTTGGAAGCTGCCAGCTCCACATCGAGTGGATGAGCGCGCCGAACACCAAGGGCAACTCCCAGAAGAAGGGCAACGCAGGCGTGTTCTTCATGGACCGTTATGAGTCCCAGATGATGGACAACGACAACAACCCGACCTATGCCGACGGCATGACGGGTTCCATCTACGGCCAGACACCTCCCCTGGCGAACGCGGTACGCAAGTCGGGTGAATGGCAGACCTATGACATCATCTTCACCGCGCCGACGCTGAAGGACGGCAAGGTGGTGGAGCCGGCGTACGTCACCACCTTTGTGAATGGCGTGTGCGTGCAGGTGCATACCAAAATCATGGGCCCGACCAAGCACAAGAACATCACCAACTATGATGGCGACTTCCCCGAAAAGGCGCCCATCCGCTTGCAGGACCACAAGAATGATCCGCCGGTGCGCGTGCGGAACTACTGGGTGCGCCCGCTCCCCTGATTTGGAGCCGGGTTCTTAGTTCTTAGTTTTGATTGTTCGAATCCCGCGGTGCGAAAGCGCTGCGGGATTTTTTTTGGTGAGGTGGCGCGGTGACCAGAAAAGGAGGCAAGAGTGCCCCCGATCCGGCTTGGCTGGTGCCCGGTGGGAGCCTAAGATGGATAGGGCTATGATTTTGCATGAACTTAACTCAAGGTTCGGGGGCACTCCTGCCTCCTTCATCGCACACCCCTGATTTTCTTTCGTGAGGAATCCGCCGCCGTTCTGCGTATCTCATTCCGTGCGCCCAAGCTGGGCATGACTCCGAGGGTTTTCCACCATCGAATCCTTCCTACCATGAAATCCTTCACCACTCCCCTGCTCACTGCGTTGTTTGCCATGTTCTGCGTCGGCACCTCCACGCTCCATGCCCTCACTCCGGAAGAAGCGATGAAGCATGAAGGCGAACGCGGCACGGTGGAGGGATTGATCGTGAAGGTCGGCAGCAGCTCGAGGGGAAATCTCTTCCTCAACATGGGTGCGCCGTTTCCAAACCATACCTTCAGTGGCGTCATCTCGAAACCCTCCGTGGAAAAGCTGGGGAAGGACTACATCATGTCCCTGGAGGGCAAGTACATCCGCGTGACAGGAGACATCACCATCTTCAAGGGCAAGCCAGAGATCCTGGTCGACGACAAGAAGCAGATCGAGATCGTGCCTGAGCCATGGAAGCCCTGATATCCGCGGGCGGGGGATGCCTGATCATGCCAACGCCTCTCTAAAAGGGGCAATTCCGGGTGAAATAATGTTGACCATTTCATATCCCATCGTATTGATGGGATATGTCGCCGGAAGCATCGGTGACAGCTCGCCGATCCGGACGACGGAAGGACACTGATTCCATCACCGCCGAAGCCCATCTGACTAGAGAAGGCACACGGTTCAGTATTCACGCCGGGATGTGCGGCTCATGCAGCCCTCCTGTCGTGGCCATTTCCAGCCATGTTTTCATCTCAGTTTGAGGGGCGTTTTCGCGGACAGCCATCGCGAGGAGTCGTGTTCTCATTGCTCGCCGTCATCCTTTCCGGAGCCGGTGGCAGCAGTGTGTTTGCATCGCAGACACCCGATGCCGAGGCCCAGCAGGCGGCGAAGCTTGAATTCTTCGAGAAGAAGGTGCGACCCATTCTGGTGAGCCACTGCTATGCGTGCCACTCCGCGGAGACGAAGCCCTCCGGTGGATTGCGCGTGGACGATCGCAACGGGCTGCTCATGGGCGGGAATGCCGGCCCTGCGGTGATTGCCGGCGATCCCAAGAAGGGACTGCTGCTGGATCGCATCCTTCACACGGACCCCAAGAAGCGCATGCCCAAGGAAGGTGAACTGCTCACCGAGTCCGAGGTGGACGTGCTCAAGACCTGGATCACCGATGGTGCGGTGTGGCCGCATGAGTCTCTGCCCGCCAATCTTGGCAAGCTCACGAAGAAGGCGGAGGATCTCAAGGCCACGCACTGGGCCTGGCAGCCGCTGAATGAGCCGAAGGTGCCCGAGGTGAAAGATGCTTCGTGGCCGCGCAGCAACATCGACCGTTTCATTCTCTCCACCCTGGAGGAAAAGAAACTGCGCCCCGTCGCAGAGGCAGACCGCACCACGCTGATTCGCCGCGTGACGTATGACCTCACCGGTCTGCCACCCACGCCGAAGGAAACCACCAACTTCCTTGAAGACAAGGACAGCACAGAGGTTGCTTTCGCTCGTGTGGTGGATCGTTTGCTAGCGTCCTCTGCTTTCGGCGAACGCTGGGGCCGCCACTGGCTGGACATCGCGCGGTATGGAGAATCGACCGGGCCCTCGCGGAATGTGCCGTACCCGCATGCGTGGCGCTATCGCGACTACGTACTGGATGCGGTGAATCGCGATGTGCCCTTTGACCGTTTCATCCAGGAACAGGTCGCCGGAGATCTGCTGCCCGCCGATTCACCCGCGGAACGCGATCGCCTGCTCACCGCCACGGGATTCCTCGCGCTCGGCGTGAAGGATGTGAACCAGCGCTTCAAGACGCGCTTCATCATGGACAATGTGGATGAACAGATCGACGCGGTCACACGCTCCGTGCTGGGGCTTACGGTGAGCTGCGCGCGCTGCCACGATCACAAGTTCGACCCCATCCCGGTGACGGACTACTATGCGCTCGCGGGTATCTTCACGAGCACGGACCACTGCGCCGGTGTGCGGAACAAAATGGGCGGTGGCGGCCTGGATTACTACGACCCTTCCATGCTCGTCGCGCTCTCCACGAAGATGGAATCCGCGCCAAAGGAGCAGGTGGAGAAGCTGGAGGCCGAAGTCGCCGAAGCCAAGAAAGCCTGGGATGAAATCCGTGGTACGCCCGCGGGACTCAAGGTGAATGCGGAAGGACGCCCCACGCAGCGCGCCTATCGTGTGAAGTATGAGAAGGTGCAGGCTGACCTGCTTGCGCTCACGGATCCTGCGGCTCGCGGTAACGCGGTGCACGGGGTGCGCGACAGCAAGGTGGTGGCAGATACAGAAGTACGCATCCGTGGTGAGGCCGAGCGTCTCGGACCCGTGGTGCCACGTGGCTTCCTGAGCACCTTCACCGTGCCCGGCGCACCCGAGGTGAATCCCACGCAGAGCGGTCGACTGGAACTCGCGCAGTGGCTCACCAGTCCGAACAATCCTCTTACACCTCGTGTAATCGTGAACCGCGTGTGGCAGCACCTGCATGGTGTAGGCATTGTCAACACGGTGGACAACTTCGGTGTGAATGGTGACCAGCCTTCGCATCCCGCGCTGCTGGACTACCTCGCTTCGCGTTTCATGCGTGAGGGCTGGTCCGTGAAGAAGCTCGTGCGTGAGGTGGTCCTGTCCAAGTCCTACCAGCTCGGCTCGGAAGCACCGGAAGGTTATCGTGAGATTGATCCCGCGAACCGCCTGGTGTGGCGTCATGCCCCGCGCCGCCTCAGCACAGAGGAACTGCGCGACTCCATGCTCGCCACCGCCGGTCGCCTGGAGACGAAGGTGCCTGAGGGTTCGCTGGCGAAGGAACTCAAGATGGTCGAGATGCGCGACAATGGCGCGGAAGCCCGCAACATCCATGAGGGCGCGGACCGCAGTCTCACTCGCAGTGTTTACCTGCCGTTGCTGCGAGGCGTTACTCCCTCGGCGCTCGCAGCCTTCGACCCGGTGGAGCAGACGCTGGTGACCGGTCAGCGTGAAGCCACCACCGTGCCCACGCAAGCGCTGTACCTCTTGAACTCCACCTTTGTGCGGCAGCAGGCATTGGTGCTTGCAGAGCAGGTGGTGGCGGAGAGCGGTCGCTCAGATGTGGAAGCCCTACGGGAGGTGTACCAGCTCACGCTGGGCCGCCAACCCACGGAGCAGGAGGCCACCCGTGCGGGCGCCTTCCTCGCTTCTTATGAGTATTCCTATGAGGATGCATCACCTCCTGTAGTACTGGCCGCGCTCACCAGCGAGCCACGCGCCGCCGGTGCCTCAGATGCCAAGACCGACGCCATCCCGGTGAATCCGGATGATGTCGACCGCACCGAGCAAGCCGTGCGTGAGGAAGTGGTGCAGCCTCGCACCCCACGCGCCGCTGCCTGGATGAGCCTCGTGCAGGCCATCTACGCCTCCGCTGAGTTCCGCTTTTTGCGCTGAGTCACTTCAGCATTCCGCCATTCCCTTTCTTCATCATTCCTTTCTTCCTGCCCCCATGTCTCACCCCTTCCATTCCCCCACCCTTACCCGCCAGACGCTGCTGCGTTCCGCAGGCGCGGGCTTTGGTTATCTCGCCCTTGCCGGGCTGCTGGGTCATCAGCAGCAGGCCTTCGGCGCGGAGAAGAAGCTGGAGCATCCGCTCGCTCCGAAGAAGCCGCACTTCACGCCCCGGGCGAAGCGCATCATCTTCGTCTTCATGGAGGGCGCGATGTCGCAGCTCGATACCTTCGAGTACAAGCCGCAGCTGGTGAAGGACGGAGGCAAGGGCGGTCCCGGCGGCGGCACGCTCACGAGCTCGAAGTTCAAGTTCAAGCAGTACGGCCAGACCGGGTCGTGGTTCTCTGAACTCCTGCCAAACATCGCCACGCACGCAGACAAGTTCTGCTGGCTGCGAGGTCTGCACACTGACACTCCGGCGCATCCGCAGGCCGTGGTGCAGCTTCATACCGGCAGTGCGAATGCGGCACTCACCCGCCCCAGCATGGGAGCGTGGTTGCTGTACGGACTCGGCAGTGACAATCAGGACCTGCCCGGCTATGTGACCATCAATCCCCCGCCGAACTTCGGTGGCGCGGTGAACTATGGCAGCGCCTTCCTCCCGGCTGAGTACCAGGGCACGCGCATCAATGACCAGGGCCAGCTCCCAAATGTGAAGGCGTACTCCGCGAGGTCCCTTCAAAGAAAGCAGCTTGATTTGATTCAATCCATGAACCGCGACCTCGCCGCCACCTCGGGTGCACCGGATCCGGTGGATGCGATCATCGAATCTTTCGAGCTCGGCTTCCGCATGCAGAGCAAGGTGCCTGAGCTGCTCGACATTTCGAAAGAACCGACACACGTGAAGGAAGCCTACGGCGTGAAGGATGGTCCACAGGGAGCCTTTGCCCGCCAGTGCCTCATGGCGCGCCGACTCAGTGAGGCCGGTGTGCGCTTCGTGGAAATCTGCCAGTCAGGCTGGGACCATCACAACAACCTGCACAAGGGCCTCATCGACCGCACCGGAACCATCGACCAGCCGGTGGCAGCGCTACTGCAGGACCTGGAGACGCGTGGTCTGCTGGAGGAGACGCTGGTGCTCTTTGGTTCCGAGTTCGGGCGCCAGCCCACGGCACAGGGGCAGGATGGTCGCGACCACAACATCACCGGCTACTCCATGGCCCTCGCCGGCGCCGGTGTGAAAGCAGGCTATGTGCACGGCGGCACGGACGAGTACGGCATCAAGGCCGTGGAAGGCCGCATGCATACGAATGACCTGCACGCCACGCTGCTCGCCTTGATGGGTCTGGATCACGAGCGGCTGCGCTATCGTTATGCCGGTCGCGACTTCCGGCTCACGGATGTGGCGGGGAATGTGGCGACGGAGATTTTTGCGTAGCTACAGCGAAATCGGAGGGAAAACGCAAAGCAGCGAAGCAACAAAGGGATGAGGCTCTTTGCGGCGCAGCCTGCTGCACTCTCATTGACTGTTCTCGCTGCCCTTGCGCACGTTGGTGGTGGCAACGTCGCGGAGATACTTCTCGCCAGACTCCAGCGTGACGGGCTCGGGCGCGGAGCCGTAGTGGACGACGCCACTGATGGATGAATCGCTGAGCGAGCCAGCGATGAGGACTGCGTACTGCGCGCGGCTGGTGATATTGCGAGCGGTGATGTGGTTGGTATCGCCGAGCGGTGTCACGCCACCCCAGCGCGCGCTTTTGTCGCCAATCTTCAGTGCGGCGCGGCAGGACCTGCCGGTGGGCGAGGTGTCGGTCACGCCATCGATGAGGATGTCGTGCATCTTGACCCCGGAGGTGTTGAGCAAGCGCACGATGTGGCAGCCGCCACGACTGTAGCCCTGGATGTTCCGCAGGGTGATGTGGTGGATATCATCCAGGCTGTTGCCTCGGTCGAGGGTACCGCTGACCATCGTGGATTCGAAGCCGCCAGCGGCGCGCTTGCCGGGGATGGCCGTCAATGCGACGAGGTCATCGCCGGTGGTGCCGCGGATGTTTTCGACCTCAATATCATAGCAGCCCATGCGCAAGTCGAGTCCGTCCTGGTTGAGGACGGAGTGCTTCACGCCATCAATCTTCTTTGACAGACCGGACGCGAACTCAATGTCCCGCACCTTGCCTTCCGCACAACGCTCCAATGAAATCGCCCAGCAGTGGGAGTTGTGGATTGCAAGACTCTCGATGCTGAAGTCCTCCACGTAGGCGAGCAGAATGCCAACGTTGCGCCAGTCGCCCTCCTGCGTCTCACCGACCACGCCTGCATCCGTGCCGAAGGTGTCCTTGCCGAGCACCTTGGCGCCGTCACCGGTCGCGCGAGGGAGGTCCGCGCCCTCCAGCAATACGTTACCTACACCACGGATGTGGATGTTTTGCAGCGGCTGAATCTCGGTGATACCCTGGCCGCAGTTGGCGCTACGCATGAAGTTATCACGGCAGCGGTCGGAGAGCTTGAGGTGGCAGTTGTCCAGTACCAGCGTCACATTGCTGCGCAGCAGAATGGCAGAATCCAGGAGCCACAC
Protein-coding regions in this window:
- a CDS encoding GIY-YIG nuclease family protein, with amino-acid sequence MDYKVYVVQNEEGRFYIGVSEDVLKRLEDHNNGVSKWTRYRGPWKLIWQSEELSLGDARKLENELKRQKGGAGFYARTGLQRCSSPGS
- a CDS encoding DUF1080 domain-containing protein; the encoded protein is MKIQFPAALLLTVAFTAVACHGQEKDKPSPIGYEDTPIIPGTEWRVHDIKRPAPPVVKPGKTNDDAPADAVIIFNGGSTDALVSKEGKPCPWKVENGELLIAGGDCWTKEQFGSCQLHIEWMSAPNTKGNSQKKGNAGVFFMDRYESQMMDNDNNPTYADGMTGSIYGQTPPLANAVRKSGEWQTYDIIFTAPTLKDGKVVEPAYVTTFVNGVCVQVHTKIMGPTKHKNITNYDGDFPEKAPIRLQDHKNDPPVRVRNYWVRPLP
- a CDS encoding PSD1 and planctomycete cytochrome C domain-containing protein, coding for MFSLLAVILSGAGGSSVFASQTPDAEAQQAAKLEFFEKKVRPILVSHCYACHSAETKPSGGLRVDDRNGLLMGGNAGPAVIAGDPKKGLLLDRILHTDPKKRMPKEGELLTESEVDVLKTWITDGAVWPHESLPANLGKLTKKAEDLKATHWAWQPLNEPKVPEVKDASWPRSNIDRFILSTLEEKKLRPVAEADRTTLIRRVTYDLTGLPPTPKETTNFLEDKDSTEVAFARVVDRLLASSAFGERWGRHWLDIARYGESTGPSRNVPYPHAWRYRDYVLDAVNRDVPFDRFIQEQVAGDLLPADSPAERDRLLTATGFLALGVKDVNQRFKTRFIMDNVDEQIDAVTRSVLGLTVSCARCHDHKFDPIPVTDYYALAGIFTSTDHCAGVRNKMGGGGLDYYDPSMLVALSTKMESAPKEQVEKLEAEVAEAKKAWDEIRGTPAGLKVNAEGRPTQRAYRVKYEKVQADLLALTDPAARGNAVHGVRDSKVVADTEVRIRGEAERLGPVVPRGFLSTFTVPGAPEVNPTQSGRLELAQWLTSPNNPLTPRVIVNRVWQHLHGVGIVNTVDNFGVNGDQPSHPALLDYLASRFMREGWSVKKLVREVVLSKSYQLGSEAPEGYREIDPANRLVWRHAPRRLSTEELRDSMLATAGRLETKVPEGSLAKELKMVEMRDNGAEARNIHEGADRSLTRSVYLPLLRGVTPSALAAFDPVEQTLVTGQREATTVPTQALYLLNSTFVRQQALVLAEQVVAESGRSDVEALREVYQLTLGRQPTEQEATRAGAFLASYEYSYEDASPPVVLAALTSEPRAAGASDAKTDAIPVNPDDVDRTEQAVREEVVQPRTPRAAAWMSLVQAIYASAEFRFLR
- a CDS encoding DUF1501 domain-containing protein, whose translation is MSHPFHSPTLTRQTLLRSAGAGFGYLALAGLLGHQQQAFGAEKKLEHPLAPKKPHFTPRAKRIIFVFMEGAMSQLDTFEYKPQLVKDGGKGGPGGGTLTSSKFKFKQYGQTGSWFSELLPNIATHADKFCWLRGLHTDTPAHPQAVVQLHTGSANAALTRPSMGAWLLYGLGSDNQDLPGYVTINPPPNFGGAVNYGSAFLPAEYQGTRINDQGQLPNVKAYSARSLQRKQLDLIQSMNRDLAATSGAPDPVDAIIESFELGFRMQSKVPELLDISKEPTHVKEAYGVKDGPQGAFARQCLMARRLSEAGVRFVEICQSGWDHHNNLHKGLIDRTGTIDQPVAALLQDLETRGLLEETLVLFGSEFGRQPTAQGQDGRDHNITGYSMALAGAGVKAGYVHGGTDEYGIKAVEGRMHTNDLHATLLALMGLDHERLRYRYAGRDFRLTDVAGNVATEIFA